In Camarhynchus parvulus chromosome Z, STF_HiC, whole genome shotgun sequence, a genomic segment contains:
- the TRAPPC13 gene encoding trafficking protein particle complex subunit 13 isoform X4 yields MDVNQPKQEHLLALKVMRLTKPTLFTNIPVTCEERDLPGNLFNQLMKDDPSTVKGAETLMLGEMLTLPQNFGNIFLGETFSSYISVHNDSNQVVKDILVKADLQTSSQRLNLSASSAAVAELKPDCCIDDVIHHEVKEIGTHILVCAVSYTTQTGEKMYFRKFFKFQVLKPLDVKTKFYNAETDEVFLEAQIQNITTSPMFMEKVSLEPSMMYNVAELNTVDTAGESESTFGARTYLQPMDTRQYLYCLKPKQEFAEKAGVIKGVTVIGKLDIVWKTNLGERGRLQTSQLQRMAPGYGDVRLSLETIPDTVNLEEPFDITCKITNCSSERTMDLVLEMCNTNSIHWCGVSGRQLGKLHPSSSLHLALTLLSSVQGLQSVSGLRLTDTFLKRTYEYDDIAQVCVVSSEIKQS; encoded by the exons ATGGACGTCAACCAGCCCAAGCAGGAGCATTTGCTGGCTCTAAAAG TGATGAGGCTGACCAAACCTACCTTGTTCACTAATATTCCAGTGACTTGTGAAGAAAGAGATTTGCCAG GTAATCTATTTAACCAGCTCATGAAAGATGACCCTTCTACTGTAAAGGGGGCTGAAACTTTGATGTTAGGAGAAATGCTGACTTTGCCTCAAAATTTTGG aaatatatttctggGAGAGACATTTTCCAGTTATATTAGTGTGCACAATGATAGCAATCAAGTAGTCAAGGACATACTTGTGAAG GCTGATCTTCAGACAAGTTCTCAGCGTTTGAATCTTTCAGCTTCTAGTGCTGCAGTGGCAGAACTTAAACCTGACTGTTGCATTGATGACGTGATCCATCATGAAGTAAAGGAGATAGGAACACACAT cttaGTTTGTGCAGTAAGTTATACTACGCAGACTGGAGAGAAGATGTACTTCAGAAAGTTCTTCAAATTTCAG GTTCTTAAACCACTAGATGTGAAAACCAAATTCTACAATGCAGAG acagaTGAAGTCTTTCTGGAAGCTCAAATTCAGAATATAACTACCTCTCCAATGTTTATGGAGAAGGTTTCTTTAGAGCCATCTATGATGTACAATGTTGCAGAACTGAACACAGTTGACACAGCAGGAGAAAG tgagtCTACTTTTGGTGCAAGGACTTATTTACAACCTATGGATACACGTCAATACTTATACTGtttaaaaccaaagcaagaATTTGCAGAGAAAGCTGGAGTAATAAAAGGTGTAACAGTGATTGGTAAATTAGACATTGTGTGGAAAACTAATCTGGGTGAACGAGGAAGGCTACAAACTAGCCAGCTCCAAAGAATG GCTCCTGGTTATGGTGATGTAAGGCTTTCACTGGAGACAATACCAGATACTGTAAATTTGGAAGAACCTTTTGACATTACATGTAAAATAACCAATTGCAG CAGTGAAAGGACTATGGATCTGGTTTTAGAAATGTGCAATACTAATTCCATCCACTGGTGTGGAGTTTCAGGAAGGCAACTTGGAAAGCTGCACCCAAGTTCATCCCTCCATCTTGCACTTACATTGTTGTCTTCAGTGCAGGGATTGCAG AGTGTCTCTGGCCTAAGACTTACAGACACATTTTTGAAGAGAACATATGAGTATGATGATATTGCACAAGTCTGTGTAGTTTCTTCAGAAATCAAGCaaagctga
- the TRAPPC13 gene encoding trafficking protein particle complex subunit 13 isoform X3 — protein MDVNQPKQEHLLALKVMRLTKPTLFTNIPVTCEERDLPGNLFNQLMKDDPSTVKGAETLMLGEMLTLPQNFGNIFLGETFSSYISVHNDSNQVVKDILVKADLQTSSQRLNLSASSAAVAELKPDCCIDDVIHHEVKEIGTHILVCAVSYTTQTGEKMYFRKFFKFQVLKPLDVKTKFYNAESDLSSVTDEVFLEAQIQNITTSPMFMEKVSLEPSMMYNVAELNTVDTAGESESTFGARTYLQPMDTRQYLYCLKPKQEFAEKAGVIKGVTVIGKLDIVWKTNLGERGRLQTSQLQRMAPGYGDVRLSLETIPDTVNLEEPFDITCKITNCSERTMDLVLEMCNTNSIHWCGVSGRQLGKLHPSSSLHLALTLLSSVQGLQSVSGLRLTDTFLKRTYEYDDIAQVCVVSSEIKQS, from the exons ATGGACGTCAACCAGCCCAAGCAGGAGCATTTGCTGGCTCTAAAAG TGATGAGGCTGACCAAACCTACCTTGTTCACTAATATTCCAGTGACTTGTGAAGAAAGAGATTTGCCAG GTAATCTATTTAACCAGCTCATGAAAGATGACCCTTCTACTGTAAAGGGGGCTGAAACTTTGATGTTAGGAGAAATGCTGACTTTGCCTCAAAATTTTGG aaatatatttctggGAGAGACATTTTCCAGTTATATTAGTGTGCACAATGATAGCAATCAAGTAGTCAAGGACATACTTGTGAAG GCTGATCTTCAGACAAGTTCTCAGCGTTTGAATCTTTCAGCTTCTAGTGCTGCAGTGGCAGAACTTAAACCTGACTGTTGCATTGATGACGTGATCCATCATGAAGTAAAGGAGATAGGAACACACAT cttaGTTTGTGCAGTAAGTTATACTACGCAGACTGGAGAGAAGATGTACTTCAGAAAGTTCTTCAAATTTCAG GTTCTTAAACCACTAGATGTGAAAACCAAATTCTACAATGCAGAG AGTGACCTCAGTTCTgtg acagaTGAAGTCTTTCTGGAAGCTCAAATTCAGAATATAACTACCTCTCCAATGTTTATGGAGAAGGTTTCTTTAGAGCCATCTATGATGTACAATGTTGCAGAACTGAACACAGTTGACACAGCAGGAGAAAG tgagtCTACTTTTGGTGCAAGGACTTATTTACAACCTATGGATACACGTCAATACTTATACTGtttaaaaccaaagcaagaATTTGCAGAGAAAGCTGGAGTAATAAAAGGTGTAACAGTGATTGGTAAATTAGACATTGTGTGGAAAACTAATCTGGGTGAACGAGGAAGGCTACAAACTAGCCAGCTCCAAAGAATG GCTCCTGGTTATGGTGATGTAAGGCTTTCACTGGAGACAATACCAGATACTGTAAATTTGGAAGAACCTTTTGACATTACATGTAAAATAACCAATTGCAG TGAAAGGACTATGGATCTGGTTTTAGAAATGTGCAATACTAATTCCATCCACTGGTGTGGAGTTTCAGGAAGGCAACTTGGAAAGCTGCACCCAAGTTCATCCCTCCATCTTGCACTTACATTGTTGTCTTCAGTGCAGGGATTGCAG AGTGTCTCTGGCCTAAGACTTACAGACACATTTTTGAAGAGAACATATGAGTATGATGATATTGCACAAGTCTGTGTAGTTTCTTCAGAAATCAAGCaaagctga
- the TRAPPC13 gene encoding trafficking protein particle complex subunit 13 isoform X5: MDVNQPKQEHLLALKVMRLTKPTLFTNIPVTCEERDLPGNLFNQLMKDDPSTVKGAETLMLGEMLTLPQNFGNIFLGETFSSYISVHNDSNQVVKDILVKADLQTSSQRLNLSASSAAVAELKPDCCIDDVIHHEVKEIGTHILVCAVSYTTQTGEKMYFRKFFKFQVLKPLDVKTKFYNAETDEVFLEAQIQNITTSPMFMEKVSLEPSMMYNVAELNTVDTAGESESTFGARTYLQPMDTRQYLYCLKPKQEFAEKAGVIKGVTVIGKLDIVWKTNLGERGRLQTSQLQRMAPGYGDVRLSLETIPDTVNLEEPFDITCKITNCSERTMDLVLEMCNTNSIHWCGVSGRQLGKLHPSSSLHLALTLLSSVQGLQSVSGLRLTDTFLKRTYEYDDIAQVCVVSSEIKQS, encoded by the exons ATGGACGTCAACCAGCCCAAGCAGGAGCATTTGCTGGCTCTAAAAG TGATGAGGCTGACCAAACCTACCTTGTTCACTAATATTCCAGTGACTTGTGAAGAAAGAGATTTGCCAG GTAATCTATTTAACCAGCTCATGAAAGATGACCCTTCTACTGTAAAGGGGGCTGAAACTTTGATGTTAGGAGAAATGCTGACTTTGCCTCAAAATTTTGG aaatatatttctggGAGAGACATTTTCCAGTTATATTAGTGTGCACAATGATAGCAATCAAGTAGTCAAGGACATACTTGTGAAG GCTGATCTTCAGACAAGTTCTCAGCGTTTGAATCTTTCAGCTTCTAGTGCTGCAGTGGCAGAACTTAAACCTGACTGTTGCATTGATGACGTGATCCATCATGAAGTAAAGGAGATAGGAACACACAT cttaGTTTGTGCAGTAAGTTATACTACGCAGACTGGAGAGAAGATGTACTTCAGAAAGTTCTTCAAATTTCAG GTTCTTAAACCACTAGATGTGAAAACCAAATTCTACAATGCAGAG acagaTGAAGTCTTTCTGGAAGCTCAAATTCAGAATATAACTACCTCTCCAATGTTTATGGAGAAGGTTTCTTTAGAGCCATCTATGATGTACAATGTTGCAGAACTGAACACAGTTGACACAGCAGGAGAAAG tgagtCTACTTTTGGTGCAAGGACTTATTTACAACCTATGGATACACGTCAATACTTATACTGtttaaaaccaaagcaagaATTTGCAGAGAAAGCTGGAGTAATAAAAGGTGTAACAGTGATTGGTAAATTAGACATTGTGTGGAAAACTAATCTGGGTGAACGAGGAAGGCTACAAACTAGCCAGCTCCAAAGAATG GCTCCTGGTTATGGTGATGTAAGGCTTTCACTGGAGACAATACCAGATACTGTAAATTTGGAAGAACCTTTTGACATTACATGTAAAATAACCAATTGCAG TGAAAGGACTATGGATCTGGTTTTAGAAATGTGCAATACTAATTCCATCCACTGGTGTGGAGTTTCAGGAAGGCAACTTGGAAAGCTGCACCCAAGTTCATCCCTCCATCTTGCACTTACATTGTTGTCTTCAGTGCAGGGATTGCAG AGTGTCTCTGGCCTAAGACTTACAGACACATTTTTGAAGAGAACATATGAGTATGATGATATTGCACAAGTCTGTGTAGTTTCTTCAGAAATCAAGCaaagctga
- the TRAPPC13 gene encoding trafficking protein particle complex subunit 13 isoform X2, whose product MDVNQPKQEHLLALKVMRLTKPTLFTNIPVTCEERDLPGNLFNQLMKDDPSTVKGAETLMLGEMLTLPQNFGNIFLGETFSSYISVHNDSNQVVKDILVKADLQTSSQRLNLSASSAAVAELKPDCCIDDVIHHEVKEIGTHILVCAVSYTTQTGEKMYFRKFFKFQVLKPLDVKTKFYNAESDLSSVTDEVFLEAQIQNITTSPMFMEKVSLEPSMMYNVAELNTVDTAGESESTFGARTYLQPMDTRQYLYCLKPKQEFAEKAGVIKGVTVIGKLDIVWKTNLGERGRLQTSQLQRMAPGYGDVRLSLETIPDTVNLEEPFDITCKITNCSSERTMDLVLEMCNTNSIHWCGVSGRQLGKLHPSSSLHLALTLLSSVQGLQTLPDGYHHSSIKTFGPGFCKGILHYPEFPETFLI is encoded by the exons ATGGACGTCAACCAGCCCAAGCAGGAGCATTTGCTGGCTCTAAAAG TGATGAGGCTGACCAAACCTACCTTGTTCACTAATATTCCAGTGACTTGTGAAGAAAGAGATTTGCCAG GTAATCTATTTAACCAGCTCATGAAAGATGACCCTTCTACTGTAAAGGGGGCTGAAACTTTGATGTTAGGAGAAATGCTGACTTTGCCTCAAAATTTTGG aaatatatttctggGAGAGACATTTTCCAGTTATATTAGTGTGCACAATGATAGCAATCAAGTAGTCAAGGACATACTTGTGAAG GCTGATCTTCAGACAAGTTCTCAGCGTTTGAATCTTTCAGCTTCTAGTGCTGCAGTGGCAGAACTTAAACCTGACTGTTGCATTGATGACGTGATCCATCATGAAGTAAAGGAGATAGGAACACACAT cttaGTTTGTGCAGTAAGTTATACTACGCAGACTGGAGAGAAGATGTACTTCAGAAAGTTCTTCAAATTTCAG GTTCTTAAACCACTAGATGTGAAAACCAAATTCTACAATGCAGAG AGTGACCTCAGTTCTgtg acagaTGAAGTCTTTCTGGAAGCTCAAATTCAGAATATAACTACCTCTCCAATGTTTATGGAGAAGGTTTCTTTAGAGCCATCTATGATGTACAATGTTGCAGAACTGAACACAGTTGACACAGCAGGAGAAAG tgagtCTACTTTTGGTGCAAGGACTTATTTACAACCTATGGATACACGTCAATACTTATACTGtttaaaaccaaagcaagaATTTGCAGAGAAAGCTGGAGTAATAAAAGGTGTAACAGTGATTGGTAAATTAGACATTGTGTGGAAAACTAATCTGGGTGAACGAGGAAGGCTACAAACTAGCCAGCTCCAAAGAATG GCTCCTGGTTATGGTGATGTAAGGCTTTCACTGGAGACAATACCAGATACTGTAAATTTGGAAGAACCTTTTGACATTACATGTAAAATAACCAATTGCAG CAGTGAAAGGACTATGGATCTGGTTTTAGAAATGTGCAATACTAATTCCATCCACTGGTGTGGAGTTTCAGGAAGGCAACTTGGAAAGCTGCACCCAAGTTCATCCCTCCATCTTGCACTTACATTGTTGTCTTCAGTGCAGGGATTGCAG ACCCTTCCAGATGGATATCATCATTCTAGTATAAAAACCTTCGGTCCTGGGTTTTGTAAAGGTATTCTTCATTATCCGGAGTTCCCTGAAACATTCCTCATCTAA
- the SHLD3 gene encoding shieldin complex subunit 3, with the protein MEVVLHYRPHQRDLIKLQKFAEAAVKEFPIRQLPRFAPWFPNDLHRPPLKPKKQAPVISCEEVEELKQLSTPSEYVTGSPDYDCTKSLLEFHSSIKYVPTLIQAQAVHRPVNLDCQGEPSPNGKQKLKRSWSVSLPRAKLREKIHPLSQELQNNLERLKLHAFCRAKWTIEQSLCKNQNLEDIWVKLNRLIKQNELPSCNATIQRSVGQIWVFCDILYCEYVRNILREKLSLTDKMNLLVHKYGIIFSL; encoded by the coding sequence ATGGAAGTGGTCTTGCACTATCGACCACATCAGAGAGATCtaataaaactgcagaaatttgcagaagcagcagtgaaGGAGTTTCCCATTCGCCAGTTACCAAGATTTGCACCCTGGTTTCCAAATGATTTACACAGACCTCCCCTCAAACCAAAAAAGCAGGCACCTGTTATTTCTTGTGAGGAAGTGGAAGAATTGAAACAGCTTTCTACACCTTCAGAGTATGTTACAGGATCTCCTGATTATGACTGCACAAAAAGTCTCCTTGAGTTTCACTCTAGCATCAAATATGTTCCGACTTTAATCCAAGCACAGGCTGTTCACAGACCAGTTAACTTGGACTGTCAAGGAGAACCATCAcctaatggaaaacaaaaattgaaaaggTCTTGGAGTGTCTCTCTCCCTAGAGCTAAACTCAGAGAAAAGATTCATCCTTTATCTCAAGAACTGCAGAATAATTTGGAAAGACTAAAGCTGCATGCATTTTGTAGAGCCAAGTGGACAATTGAACAGTCTCTTTGTAAAAACCAGAATTTGGAGGACATATGGGTAAAATTGAATAGACTCATTAAGCAGAATGAATTGCCATCTTGCAATGCTACTATCCAAAGATCTGTGGGACAGATATGGGTTTTCTGTGATATATTATACTGTGAATATGTTAGAAATATTCTTAGGGAAAAGCTAAGCCTTACAGATAAAATGAATTTGCTTGTACATAAATATGGAATTATATTCAGTTTATAA
- the TRAPPC13 gene encoding trafficking protein particle complex subunit 13 isoform X1 — MDVNQPKQEHLLALKVMRLTKPTLFTNIPVTCEERDLPGNLFNQLMKDDPSTVKGAETLMLGEMLTLPQNFGNIFLGETFSSYISVHNDSNQVVKDILVKADLQTSSQRLNLSASSAAVAELKPDCCIDDVIHHEVKEIGTHILVCAVSYTTQTGEKMYFRKFFKFQVLKPLDVKTKFYNAESDLSSVTDEVFLEAQIQNITTSPMFMEKVSLEPSMMYNVAELNTVDTAGESESTFGARTYLQPMDTRQYLYCLKPKQEFAEKAGVIKGVTVIGKLDIVWKTNLGERGRLQTSQLQRMAPGYGDVRLSLETIPDTVNLEEPFDITCKITNCSSERTMDLVLEMCNTNSIHWCGVSGRQLGKLHPSSSLHLALTLLSSVQGLQSVSGLRLTDTFLKRTYEYDDIAQVCVVSSEIKQS; from the exons ATGGACGTCAACCAGCCCAAGCAGGAGCATTTGCTGGCTCTAAAAG TGATGAGGCTGACCAAACCTACCTTGTTCACTAATATTCCAGTGACTTGTGAAGAAAGAGATTTGCCAG GTAATCTATTTAACCAGCTCATGAAAGATGACCCTTCTACTGTAAAGGGGGCTGAAACTTTGATGTTAGGAGAAATGCTGACTTTGCCTCAAAATTTTGG aaatatatttctggGAGAGACATTTTCCAGTTATATTAGTGTGCACAATGATAGCAATCAAGTAGTCAAGGACATACTTGTGAAG GCTGATCTTCAGACAAGTTCTCAGCGTTTGAATCTTTCAGCTTCTAGTGCTGCAGTGGCAGAACTTAAACCTGACTGTTGCATTGATGACGTGATCCATCATGAAGTAAAGGAGATAGGAACACACAT cttaGTTTGTGCAGTAAGTTATACTACGCAGACTGGAGAGAAGATGTACTTCAGAAAGTTCTTCAAATTTCAG GTTCTTAAACCACTAGATGTGAAAACCAAATTCTACAATGCAGAG AGTGACCTCAGTTCTgtg acagaTGAAGTCTTTCTGGAAGCTCAAATTCAGAATATAACTACCTCTCCAATGTTTATGGAGAAGGTTTCTTTAGAGCCATCTATGATGTACAATGTTGCAGAACTGAACACAGTTGACACAGCAGGAGAAAG tgagtCTACTTTTGGTGCAAGGACTTATTTACAACCTATGGATACACGTCAATACTTATACTGtttaaaaccaaagcaagaATTTGCAGAGAAAGCTGGAGTAATAAAAGGTGTAACAGTGATTGGTAAATTAGACATTGTGTGGAAAACTAATCTGGGTGAACGAGGAAGGCTACAAACTAGCCAGCTCCAAAGAATG GCTCCTGGTTATGGTGATGTAAGGCTTTCACTGGAGACAATACCAGATACTGTAAATTTGGAAGAACCTTTTGACATTACATGTAAAATAACCAATTGCAG CAGTGAAAGGACTATGGATCTGGTTTTAGAAATGTGCAATACTAATTCCATCCACTGGTGTGGAGTTTCAGGAAGGCAACTTGGAAAGCTGCACCCAAGTTCATCCCTCCATCTTGCACTTACATTGTTGTCTTCAGTGCAGGGATTGCAG AGTGTCTCTGGCCTAAGACTTACAGACACATTTTTGAAGAGAACATATGAGTATGATGATATTGCACAAGTCTGTGTAGTTTCTTCAGAAATCAAGCaaagctga